Proteins found in one Vigna radiata var. radiata cultivar VC1973A unplaced genomic scaffold, Vradiata_ver6 scaffold_83, whole genome shotgun sequence genomic segment:
- the LOC106754162 gene encoding uncharacterized protein LOC106754162 isoform X1, whose amino-acid sequence MRCFLPCFRTSKRRNQLRSLTQLSQTHVGEGAVEPLARQKTDVEELIDCIAESKIRNAEQSNNNSVETKEERDKGATAGEAPQIDEKKNDHERDDEISERLHQEESSESLFSLSVCSRKKVSDAETVEPEVNSPIQLVCTREVPEAFGSSPNAPLQNISSVLSPVEEFTHENPSKEKDDKEGENGKVTHPVLQYRYRDCPDDEYDDVNLDTSDLDSTLENDDPQSEKRKRGEEGGVVKRTWVQEESSESLFSLSADSRIRISSAEAENEVDSLVSANITQKEAQGRIPDVSSVLNPIENVTKERVVKAREVHPLKMDKENINLVVQDGNIPVSSEPALKLSNRKGRQFSDSKRRQEIGVDTSLSSWLVESESTPISINSNSCVGEHTPKGRRGSPWSHEDRPILGALTVEEIRMYSLSASSIRSRSRSPDETPIIGTVGSYWTHTEQSMDLQFNKKGKDVSPKRTTMSLQTRLEGAFDASVSMGSS is encoded by the exons ATGAGGTGCTTTCTACCATGTTTTCGCACTTCAAAACGCCGCAACCAATTGCGTTCTCTCACACAA TTGTCACAGACCCATGTCGGGGAAGGAGCTGTTGAACCTCTTGCACGGCAGAAGACTGATGTTGAAGAACTCATTGATTGCATAGCAGAATCAAA AATAAGAAATGCAGAGCAATCAAATAATAACAGTGTTGAAACCAAGGAGGAGCGTGACAAAGGGGCAACAGCAGGGGAAGCACCTCAGATAGATGAGAAAAAGAATGACCATGAAAGAGATGATGAGATCAGTGAAAGATTGCATCAGGAAGAGTCTTCGGAGTCACTGTTCTCTCTGTCTGTTTgttcaagaaaaaaagtttCAGATGCCGAAACAGTCGAGCCTGAAGTTAACAGTCCAATCCAATTGGTATGCACAAGAGAGGTACCTGAAGCATTTGGGTCATCCCCAAATGCACCACTTCAAAATATTTCGTCCGTTCTGAGTCCAGTTGAAGAATTTACCCATGAAAATCCATCCAAGGAGAAGGacgataaggaaggagaaaatggGAAAGTGACTCACCCTGTTCTACAGTATAGGTATAGAGATTGCCCAGATGACGAATACGACGACGTTAATTTAGATACGAGTGATTTGGATTCTACGCTAGAAAATGACGATCCTCAgagtgagaagagaaaaaggggGGAAGAAGGCGGTGTTGTTAAACGAACATGGGTTCAAGAAGAGTCTTCGGAATCTCTGTTTTCTCTGTCTGCTGATTCCAGAATACGAATTTCATCAGCAGAAGCAGAGAATGAAGTGGACAGTCTAGTGTCAGCGAACATCACACAAAAAGAAGCACAAGGGAGGATTCCTGATGTTTCCTCAGTGCTGAATCCAATCGAGAATGTTACGAAAGAGAGGGTGGTGAAAGCAAGAGAGGTGCATCCACTGAAGATGGATAAAGAAAACATCAACTTGGTAGTGCAAGATGGTAACATACCCGTTAGTTCAGAGCCTGCTTTGAAGCTGTCAAACAGAAAGGGTAGGCAATTCAGTGACAGCAAAAGAAGGCAAGAAATTGGGGTAGACACCAGCCTCTCTAGCTGGCTGGTTGAATCGGAAAGCACGCCTATTTCCATTAATAGTAACAGTTGTGTTGGAGAACATACAccaaaaggaagaagaggttcACCGTGGAGTCACGAGGATAGGCCAATTTTGGGAGCATTAACAGTTGAAGAGATCAGGATGTATTCTTTATCTGCATCTTCGATAAGGTCTAGAAGCCGGAGTCCCGACGAGACACCCATCATCGGTACTGTTGGAAGCTACTGGACTCACACGGAACAGAGCATGGATTTGCAGTTCAACAAAAAAGGAAAG GATGTATCACCAAAGAGGACTACAATGTCATTACAAACAAGACTAGAAGGTGCATTTGATGCTAGTGTATCAATGGGTTCATCGTGA
- the LOC106754163 gene encoding peroxisome biogenesis protein 12 produces MLFQVGGQGSRPTFFEMAAAQQLPASLRAALTYSIGVLALRRPFLHKLLDFEDESFALLMLVLESHTLRTTDASFSESLYGLRRRPANITAKIDDTVAATAAGGSLRRRQKILSVVFLVVLPYMKSKLHSIYNREREARLQATLWGDENGGYDDARGDYSPVSTTTSDTGASVTMRITKRVEKIVGFCYPWLHASTEGLQFAYQMLYLLDATGYYSLALHALGIHVCRATGQELMDMSSRISKMRNRERERLRGPQWLKTLQGALLSCTYTVLDYAQTGLIAAVFFFKMMEWWYQSAEERMSAPTVYPPPPPPPPPKVQKDGIPLPPDRTICPLCSQKRVNPSVVTVSGFAFCYACIFKYITQYKRCPITLMPATVDQIRRLFHDV; encoded by the exons ATGTTGTTCCAGGTGGGTGGGCAAGGCAGCCGCCCCACCTTCTTCGAGATGGCGGCGGCTCAGCAGCTTCCGGCGAGTCTCCGCGCCGCTCTCACTTACTCCATCGGCGTCTTGGCCTTACGCAGACCCTTCCTTCACAAGCTCCTAGACTTCGAAGACGAATCCTTCGCCTTACTCATGCTCGTACTCGAATCTCACACCTTACGAACCACAG ATGCTTCTTTTTCGGAATCTCTGTACGGTCTTCGAAGAAGACCGGCCAATATTACCGCCAAAATTGACGATACTGTTGCTGCCACCGCCGCTGGAGGCAGCTTGCGGAGACGCCAGAAAATTCTTTCCGTTGTTTTTTTG GTTGTGTTGCCGTATATGAAATCTAAGTTGCATTCAATCTACAACAGAGAGAGGGAAGCGAGGCTTCAGGCCACTCTATGGGGAGATGAAAATGGGGGATATGATGATGCCCGAGGAGATTATTCTCCGGTGTCAACGACAACCTCTGACACCGGTGCCTCCGTTACAATGCGTATCACTAAGAGAGTTGAGAAAATTGTAGGGTTTTGCTACCCGTGGTTGCACGCTAGTACTGAGG GTTTGCAATTTGCTTACCAGATGTTATACTTGCTGGATGCTACTGGATACTACTCGCTAGCACTGCACGCACTTGGGATTCATGTCTGTCGAGCTACTGGGCAAGAGCTG ATGGATATGTCTTCTAGAATTTCAAAGATGCGTAACCGTGAACGTGAGAGACTTCGTGGCCCCCAATGGTTGAAg ACTTTGCAAGGAGCATTGCTCAGCTGTACGTACACTGTTCTTGATTATGCACAAACCGGTTTGATTGCAGCAGTGTTTTTCTTTAAG ATGATGGAATGGTGGTACCAATCTGCTGAGGAGAGAATGTCAGCTCCAACAGTATATCCTCCTccccctcctcctcctccaccaaaG GTACAGAAAGATGGGATACCACTACCACCAGACAGGACAATTTGTCCCTTGTGCTCACAGAAGCGTGTAAATCCATCTGTAGTTACAGTTTCTGGGTTTGCCTTCTGCTATGCTTGCATATTTAAGTATATTACTCAG TATAAGCGCTGTCCAATTACTTTAATGCCTGCAACAGTTGACCAGATTAGGAGACTCTTTCATGATGTCTAG
- the LOC106754136 gene encoding uncharacterized protein LOC106754136 → MEVNGIIHDSNLGAGRRDKREVGEKSMEDLSRYAHSPAHLAVARRDHAALRRIVSSLPRLAKAGEVNTEAESLAAELHSDEVSAVIDRRDVPGRETPLHLAVRLRDPVSAEILMAAGADWSLQNEHGWSALQEAVCTREEAIAMIIARHYQPLAWAKWCRRLPRIVASASRIRDFYMEISFHFESSVIPFIGRIAPSDTYRIWKRGSNLRADMTLAGFDGLRIQRSDQTFLFLGEGYVAEEGNLTLPPGSLIALSHKEKEITNALEGAGTQPTESEVAHEVSLMSQTNMYRPGIDVTQAELVPHLNWRRQEKTEMVGSWKAKVYDMLHVMVSVKSRRVPGAMTDEELFAVEDGESMINGENNDEYDDVLTAEERMQLDSALHMGNSDGTYEDEENGAFEGQENGSAASFENSEANGTVKEKKSWFGWNKKSMKNSTDDPEDSKSVKKNSKFGSEGSNQRSVDQQKLASESLKEDSGDLKKGKDKINKKKKKKGTNTESKNESEYKKGLRPVLWLTPDFPLKTDELLPLLDILANKVKAIRRLRELLTTKLPHGTFPVKVAIPIVPTIRVLVTFTKFEELQPVEEFSTPLSSPAHFHDAKSKESEGSSSWISWMKGSRGGQSSDSDSHRYKDEVDPFNIPADYKWVDANEKKRRMKAKKAKSKKHKKLQTAGKGGDGVHQRTTEDVEEE, encoded by the exons ATGGAAGTCAATGGAATCATTCATGATAGTAACCTAGGAGCGGGGAGAAGGGACAAGAGAGAGGTGGGAGAGAAATCGATGGAAGATTTAAGTAGATATGCACATAGTCCTGCTCACTTGGCTGTTGCCAGGCGCGACCATGCTGCCCTGAGGCGCATTGTTTCCTCCCTTCCCAGGCTGGCTAAGGCTGGGGAGGTCAACACAGAAGCTGAATCTCTTGCAGCCGAACTTCATTCGGATGAGGTTTCTGCTGTTATTGATCGCCGTGATGTTCCTGGTAGGGAGACCCCTCTGCACCTTGCAGTGCGACTTCGGGATCCAGTGTCTGCTGAGATTCTGATGGCTGCTGGTGCGGATTGGAGTCTACAGAATGAGCATGGTTGGAGTGCTCTGCAAGAAGCAGTGTGCACCAGAGAGGAAGCTATTGCCATGATTATTGCACGGCATTATCAACCTTTGGCGTGGGCTAAATGGTGTCGTAGGCTTCCCCGCATTGTTGCTTCAGCATCCCGAATTCGTGATTTTTATATGGAGATAAGTTTTCATTTTGAGAGCTCTGTCATTCCTTTTATTGGGCGAATAGCTCCTTCTGACACTTATCGGATTTGGAAGCGTGGGTCTAATCTCCGTGCTGATATGACCCTTGCTGGTTTTGATGGCTTGCGAATCCAACGATCTGACCAGACATTTTTGTTCCTTGGAGAGGGCTATGTCGCAGAGGAGGGCAACTTAACTCTGCCACCTGGTTCTTTGATTGCTCTTTCTCATAAGGAGAAGGAAATCACAAATGCTTTGGAAGGGGCTGGTACACAGCCAACAGAGTCTGAAGTTGCTCACGAAGTTTCCTTGATGTCTCAGACCAATATGTATAGACCAGGTATTGACGTTACTCAGGCTGAGCTTGTTCCCCATTTAAATTGGAGGCGGCAGGAGAAGACAGAGATGGTTGGGAGTTGGAAGGCAAAAGTTTATGACATGCTTCATGTGATGGTTAGTGTGAAGTCAAGGAGGGTTCCTGGTGCTATGACTGATGAAGAGCTTTTTGCTGTGGAGGATGGAGAAAGCATGATAAATGGGGAAAACAATGACGAATATGATGATGTACTGACTGCTGAGGAAAGAATGCAATTAGATTCTGCACTACATATGGGAAACTCCGATGGTACATACGAGGATGAGGAAAATGGAGCCTTTGAGGGTCAAGAAAATGGTTCTGCAGCTTCCTTTGAGAATTCTGAAGCCAATGGCACggttaaagaaaagaagagctGGTTTGGTTGGAACAAGAAAAGTATGAAGAACAGCACTGATGACCCTGAGGATTCCAAAAGTGTGAAGAAAAATTCCAAGTTTGGCTCAGAAGGGAGCAATCAAAGATCTGTTGATCAGCAAAAGTTAGCATCTGAGTCTCTAAAGGAGGATAGTGGAGACCTTAAGAAGggaaaagataaaatcaataaaaagaagaagaagaaaggaacaaaCACTGAGTCAAAGAATGAGAGTGAGTATAAAAAGGGTTTAAGGCCTGTGTTGTGGTTGACGCCAGATTTTCCTCTGAAAACGGATGAGCTTCTGCCTCTACTTGACATCTTAGCAAATAAGGTTAAGGCTATCAGAAGACTCAGAGAACTTTTAACAACTAAGCTTCCTCATGGAACTTTTCCTGTCAAG GTTGCTATTCCGATAGTTCCTACCATCCGGGTCCTTGTCACTTTTACGAAATTTGAGGAGCTTCAGCCTGTGGAGGAGTTTTCAACTCCACTATCCAGCCCAGCACATTTCCATGATGCCAAATCCAAGGAATCAGAGGGCTCTAGTTCATGGATTTCCTGGATGAAAGGAAGTCGTGGGGGGCAGTCCAGTGACTCTGATAGTCACAGATATAAAGATGAAGTTGATCCTTTCAACATACCAGCGGACTACAAATGGGTAGATGCGAATGAGAAGAAACGCAGAATGAAGGCAAAGAAAGCGAAAAGTAAGAAACATAAGAAGTTGCAGACAGCGGGAAAAGGTGGAGATGGAGTGCATCAGAGGACGACGGAGGACGTAGAAGAAGAGTAG
- the LOC106754162 gene encoding uncharacterized protein LOC106754162 isoform X2, with protein MRCFLPCFRTSKRRNQLRSLTQTHVGEGAVEPLARQKTDVEELIDCIAESKIRNAEQSNNNSVETKEERDKGATAGEAPQIDEKKNDHERDDEISERLHQEESSESLFSLSVCSRKKVSDAETVEPEVNSPIQLVCTREVPEAFGSSPNAPLQNISSVLSPVEEFTHENPSKEKDDKEGENGKVTHPVLQYRYRDCPDDEYDDVNLDTSDLDSTLENDDPQSEKRKRGEEGGVVKRTWVQEESSESLFSLSADSRIRISSAEAENEVDSLVSANITQKEAQGRIPDVSSVLNPIENVTKERVVKAREVHPLKMDKENINLVVQDGNIPVSSEPALKLSNRKGRQFSDSKRRQEIGVDTSLSSWLVESESTPISINSNSCVGEHTPKGRRGSPWSHEDRPILGALTVEEIRMYSLSASSIRSRSRSPDETPIIGTVGSYWTHTEQSMDLQFNKKGKDVSPKRTTMSLQTRLEGAFDASVSMGSS; from the exons ATGAGGTGCTTTCTACCATGTTTTCGCACTTCAAAACGCCGCAACCAATTGCGTTCTCTCACACAA ACCCATGTCGGGGAAGGAGCTGTTGAACCTCTTGCACGGCAGAAGACTGATGTTGAAGAACTCATTGATTGCATAGCAGAATCAAA AATAAGAAATGCAGAGCAATCAAATAATAACAGTGTTGAAACCAAGGAGGAGCGTGACAAAGGGGCAACAGCAGGGGAAGCACCTCAGATAGATGAGAAAAAGAATGACCATGAAAGAGATGATGAGATCAGTGAAAGATTGCATCAGGAAGAGTCTTCGGAGTCACTGTTCTCTCTGTCTGTTTgttcaagaaaaaaagtttCAGATGCCGAAACAGTCGAGCCTGAAGTTAACAGTCCAATCCAATTGGTATGCACAAGAGAGGTACCTGAAGCATTTGGGTCATCCCCAAATGCACCACTTCAAAATATTTCGTCCGTTCTGAGTCCAGTTGAAGAATTTACCCATGAAAATCCATCCAAGGAGAAGGacgataaggaaggagaaaatggGAAAGTGACTCACCCTGTTCTACAGTATAGGTATAGAGATTGCCCAGATGACGAATACGACGACGTTAATTTAGATACGAGTGATTTGGATTCTACGCTAGAAAATGACGATCCTCAgagtgagaagagaaaaaggggGGAAGAAGGCGGTGTTGTTAAACGAACATGGGTTCAAGAAGAGTCTTCGGAATCTCTGTTTTCTCTGTCTGCTGATTCCAGAATACGAATTTCATCAGCAGAAGCAGAGAATGAAGTGGACAGTCTAGTGTCAGCGAACATCACACAAAAAGAAGCACAAGGGAGGATTCCTGATGTTTCCTCAGTGCTGAATCCAATCGAGAATGTTACGAAAGAGAGGGTGGTGAAAGCAAGAGAGGTGCATCCACTGAAGATGGATAAAGAAAACATCAACTTGGTAGTGCAAGATGGTAACATACCCGTTAGTTCAGAGCCTGCTTTGAAGCTGTCAAACAGAAAGGGTAGGCAATTCAGTGACAGCAAAAGAAGGCAAGAAATTGGGGTAGACACCAGCCTCTCTAGCTGGCTGGTTGAATCGGAAAGCACGCCTATTTCCATTAATAGTAACAGTTGTGTTGGAGAACATACAccaaaaggaagaagaggttcACCGTGGAGTCACGAGGATAGGCCAATTTTGGGAGCATTAACAGTTGAAGAGATCAGGATGTATTCTTTATCTGCATCTTCGATAAGGTCTAGAAGCCGGAGTCCCGACGAGACACCCATCATCGGTACTGTTGGAAGCTACTGGACTCACACGGAACAGAGCATGGATTTGCAGTTCAACAAAAAAGGAAAG GATGTATCACCAAAGAGGACTACAATGTCATTACAAACAAGACTAGAAGGTGCATTTGATGCTAGTGTATCAATGGGTTCATCGTGA